In Struthio camelus isolate bStrCam1 chromosome 13, bStrCam1.hap1, whole genome shotgun sequence, the following are encoded in one genomic region:
- the YIPF5 gene encoding protein YIPF5, which translates to MSGFESFNADFFQTSYSIDDPAQPYDYGGSGGPYSKQYGGYEYSQQSGFIPPEMMQQQQPYTGQIYQPTQTYTPTSAQSFYGSSFEDEPPLLEELGINFDHIWQKTLTVLHPLKVADGSIMNETDLAGPMVFCLAFGATLLLAGKIQFGYVYGISAIGCLGMFCLLNLMSMTGVSFGCVASVLGYCLLPMILLSTFAVVFSLQGMIGIILTAGIIGWCSFSASKIFISALAMEGQQLLVAYPCALLYGVFALISVF; encoded by the exons ATGTCCGGGTTTGAGAGCTTCAACGCGGACTTCTTCCAGACGAGTTACAGCATCGACGACCCGGCGCAGCCCTATGACtacggcgggagcggggggccctACAGCAA GCAATATGGAGGCTATGAATATTCTCAGCAAAGTGGATTTATACCTCCAGAAATGatgcaacagcagcagccttaCACAGGGCAGATTTATCAGCCAACGCAGACATATACTCCAACTTCAGCGCAGTCTTTTTATGGAAGTAGTTTTGAGGATGAACCTCCTCTATTAGAAG AATTAGGGATCAATTTCGACCACATCTGGCAGAAGACATTAACAGTGCTACACCCTTTAAAAGTAGCAGATGGAAGCATCATGAATGAGACTGATTTGGCTGGGCCAATGGTCTTCTGTCTAGCTTTTGGAGCCACATTATTACTG gctGGTAAAATTCAGTTTGGTTATGTATATGGAATAAGTGCAATCGGATGTTTAGGGATGTTTTGTCTCCTGAACTTAATGAGCATGACGGGTGTCTCATTTGGCTGCGTTGCCAGTGTACTTGGATACTGTCTTCTTCCTATGATCCTACTTTCCACTTTCGCAGTTGTGTTTTCATTGCA gGGAATGATAGGAATTATTCTCACTGCTGGAATCATTGGCTGGTGCAGTTTTTCTGCTTCCAAAATCTTTATATCTGCCTTAGCAATGGAAGGACAACAACTCCTAGTAGCATACCCCTGTGCTTTATTGTATGGAGTCTTTGCTctcatttctgtgttttga